In Salinirussus salinus, the following proteins share a genomic window:
- a CDS encoding creatininase family protein — translation MQLTDTAWAARPYGEVVDLAEQDGSVLVVPVGSLEQHGHHLPTATDTLLADAVAHEGATRTDAPVLVTPPVWTGLSPHHMPFGGTVSLEREDLATLLEGVADAALENDFDALLFLNGHGGNAALVESVRASVGADHPQAEVSSLTYFALAEGFADEIRDSGVGGAGHGGEFETSLMLHLHPDLVDMDRAAGTAMDEHYDLARQDLFVGGPLAVYREFTEYSESGAIGDPTLATAEKGTELFDRLSDELAGLYGAIHEHNRE, via the coding sequence ATGCAACTCACGGATACCGCGTGGGCGGCCCGCCCCTACGGCGAGGTCGTCGACCTCGCGGAACAGGATGGGTCCGTTCTGGTCGTCCCTGTCGGCAGCCTCGAACAGCACGGCCACCACCTCCCGACGGCGACGGACACGCTGCTCGCGGACGCTGTCGCACACGAGGGAGCGACCCGGACCGACGCACCCGTCCTCGTCACCCCGCCGGTCTGGACCGGGCTCTCGCCACACCACATGCCCTTCGGCGGGACGGTCTCCCTGGAGCGGGAGGACCTGGCGACGCTGCTGGAGGGGGTCGCCGATGCCGCCCTCGAGAACGACTTCGACGCCCTCCTCTTCCTGAACGGTCACGGCGGGAACGCGGCGCTCGTCGAGTCGGTCCGTGCATCCGTCGGCGCCGACCACCCCCAGGCCGAGGTGTCCAGTCTCACCTACTTCGCGCTCGCGGAGGGTTTTGCCGACGAGATACGGGACTCCGGGGTCGGCGGGGCGGGCCACGGCGGCGAGTTCGAGACCTCCCTCATGCTCCATCTCCACCCCGACCTGGTCGACATGGACCGCGCCGCGGGGACGGCAATGGACGAGCACTACGACCTGGCCCGCCAGGACCTGTTCGTCGGCGGGCCGCTGGCGGTCTACCGGGAGTTCACCGAGTACTCCGAGTCGGGCGCCATCGGTGACCCCACTCTCGCGACCGCCGAGAAAGGCACCGAGCTGTTCGACCGCCTGTCCGACGAACTCGCAGGTCTGTACGGGGCGATCCACGAGCACAACCGCGAGTGA
- a CDS encoding mandelate racemase/muconate lactonizing enzyme family protein → MEIASVEATPVEVDIEPRSEPYGVSPYVAGYTTFEEILRLVVRVETVDGVVGWGETMAGPEPNVAMAAIEHVIAPELVGRQVWELESVLDAFEYPYIDLTPYVGGVEMAMWDALAKEKGAPLHQLLGGKRTDEVPVAYCLGITDPEEAAAQTRWAREEGFEVLKTKGGLDVDQDVERLTAMHEAVGGDVKFRLDGNQTMSFGEAVETGARLEDAGVYLQYFEQPLRVDNIGGYKRLRQRLRTPIGVNEDAYHDRNLFELVREDAIDAAVVDMVPVGGLLPTKKLMGLLDEGNVSVAHHSSFDLGIKTAAVLHFVAASPVMDLPPDRVNYALADDVVEDRFEVSDGAMTVPDGPGLGVDVSRERVEDLRVSGGEGITYEVSL, encoded by the coding sequence ATGGAGATCGCGAGCGTCGAGGCGACACCGGTCGAGGTCGACATCGAGCCCCGTAGCGAGCCCTACGGCGTCTCGCCCTACGTCGCGGGGTACACCACCTTCGAGGAGATCCTCCGGCTGGTCGTCCGCGTCGAGACCGTCGACGGGGTCGTCGGCTGGGGGGAGACGATGGCCGGGCCTGAGCCCAACGTGGCGATGGCCGCCATCGAGCACGTCATCGCTCCAGAACTCGTTGGCCGGCAGGTCTGGGAACTCGAGTCGGTGCTCGACGCCTTCGAGTACCCCTACATCGACCTCACGCCCTACGTCGGCGGCGTCGAGATGGCGATGTGGGACGCCCTCGCAAAGGAGAAAGGCGCCCCCCTCCACCAGCTGCTGGGCGGCAAGCGGACTGACGAGGTGCCCGTGGCGTACTGTCTGGGGATCACTGACCCCGAGGAGGCGGCGGCACAGACCCGGTGGGCCCGCGAGGAGGGGTTCGAGGTCCTCAAGACCAAAGGCGGACTCGACGTCGACCAGGACGTCGAACGCCTGACCGCGATGCACGAGGCCGTCGGCGGCGACGTCAAATTCCGGCTGGACGGCAACCAGACGATGAGCTTCGGCGAGGCCGTCGAGACCGGCGCCCGCCTCGAGGACGCGGGCGTCTACCTCCAGTACTTCGAGCAACCCCTCCGGGTGGACAACATCGGGGGGTACAAGCGCCTCCGCCAGCGGCTCCGGACTCCTATCGGCGTCAACGAGGACGCCTACCACGACCGCAACCTCTTCGAACTCGTCCGGGAGGACGCTATCGACGCGGCCGTGGTCGACATGGTCCCCGTCGGCGGCCTCCTCCCCACGAAGAAGCTGATGGGCCTGCTCGACGAGGGAAACGTCTCGGTGGCCCACCACTCGAGTTTCGACCTGGGGATCAAGACCGCCGCAGTCCTCCATTTCGTCGCCGCCTCGCCGGTGATGGACCTGCCGCCGGACCGGGTTAACTACGCGCTCGCCGACGACGTGGTCGAGGACCGCTTCGAGGTCTCCGACGGCGCGATGACCGTCCCCGACGGGCCGGGGCTGGGCGTCGATGTCTCCCGGGAGCGCGTCGAGGACCTGCGGGTCAGCGGCGGGGAGGGGATCACCTACGAGGTCTCGCTGTAG
- a CDS encoding YbjQ family protein has translation MELVNTETIPGEEVEETLGIARGNTVEARNVGRDITQSIRNLAGGELKAYSELLTKARDEAIARMEEDARSMGADAVVNVRMETSSIANAGSEVIAYGTAVTLKQHSYSETS, from the coding sequence ATGGAACTGGTCAACACCGAGACGATCCCGGGCGAGGAGGTCGAGGAGACGCTGGGCATCGCGCGGGGCAACACCGTCGAGGCCCGCAACGTCGGCCGGGACATCACCCAGAGCATCCGCAATCTCGCGGGCGGCGAACTCAAGGCCTACTCCGAGCTGCTGACGAAGGCCCGCGACGAGGCGATCGCGCGGATGGAGGAGGACGCCCGGTCGATGGGTGCCGACGCCGTCGTCAACGTCCGCATGGAGACCTCCTCGATCGCCAACGCCGGCTCCGAGGTGATCGCCTACGGGACCGCGGTGACGTTAAAACAGCACAGCTACAGCGAGACCTCGTAG
- the thpR gene encoding RNA 2',3'-cyclic phosphodiesterase, giving the protein MRLFVSVDLDGLASQVRAVQEQFEGADGLNFVDPGQAHVTLKFLGEVEEDRADDLTDELVGAVADSGVGPFTAEFGGLGVFPHLGYISVVWLGVREGGDELTRLHEAIEDRTVAMGFEPEEHDFTPHVTLARMEHAGGKDLVQEVVETRDPDAGRLDVDEIRLTESVLTDEGPEYRTVSAVPLSPGDPG; this is encoded by the coding sequence ATGCGACTGTTCGTCAGCGTCGACCTCGACGGGCTGGCCAGCCAGGTCCGGGCCGTCCAGGAGCAGTTCGAGGGGGCCGACGGGCTGAACTTCGTCGACCCCGGGCAGGCCCACGTCACGCTCAAGTTCCTCGGCGAGGTCGAGGAGGACCGCGCCGACGACCTGACCGACGAGCTGGTCGGGGCCGTCGCCGACAGCGGCGTCGGCCCCTTCACCGCCGAATTCGGCGGGCTGGGGGTGTTCCCGCACCTGGGGTACATCAGCGTCGTCTGGCTCGGGGTCCGGGAGGGCGGCGACGAGCTGACCCGGCTCCACGAGGCCATCGAGGACCGGACCGTCGCGATGGGCTTCGAGCCGGAGGAGCACGACTTCACGCCACACGTCACCCTCGCCCGGATGGAACACGCCGGCGGGAAGGACCTCGTCCAGGAGGTCGTCGAGACCCGGGACCCCGACGCGGGCCGGCTGGACGTCGACGAGATCCGCCTGACCGAGAGCGTGCTCACCGACGAGGGACCGGAGTACCGGACAGTCTCCGCTGTCCCCCTCTCACCGGGCGATCCGGGGTGA
- a CDS encoding YbjQ family protein, whose translation MSIESQTAAVQPSLVATVTTETVPGHEVVEVLGIARGNIVKARNVGRDITQGIRNLAGGELKAYSTLLSQARDEAIERMEADAVERGGDAVVNVRMETSEITKGASEVIAYGTAVRLE comes from the coding sequence ATGTCAATTGAATCACAAACTGCAGCTGTACAGCCCTCGCTCGTCGCGACCGTCACGACCGAGACGGTCCCGGGACACGAGGTCGTCGAGGTGCTCGGGATCGCCCGCGGGAACATCGTCAAGGCGCGGAACGTGGGGCGGGACATCACCCAGGGGATCAGGAATCTCGCCGGCGGCGAACTGAAGGCCTACTCGACGCTGCTCTCGCAGGCCCGCGACGAGGCGATCGAGCGGATGGAGGCCGACGCCGTCGAACGGGGCGGGGACGCCGTCGTCAACGTCCGCATGGAAACCTCGGAGATAACCAAGGGTGCCTCGGAGGTCATCGCCTACGGGACCGCCGTCCGGCTCGAGTAG
- the pfdA gene encoding prefoldin subunit alpha, whose amino-acid sequence MSLGGGGGQQELQELAQQLEAIEEQQQAIEAEIEGLQTRKQEVDEAIEAINSLETDSTVQVPLGGGAYLRATIEDIDEVTVELGGGYAAERDQDGAVETLESKKETLDDRIDDLRSEVAELESESEELEQKAQQMQAQQMQQLQQQQDE is encoded by the coding sequence ATGAGCCTGGGTGGTGGCGGCGGCCAGCAGGAACTCCAGGAGCTCGCCCAGCAGCTCGAGGCCATCGAGGAGCAACAGCAGGCCATCGAGGCCGAAATCGAGGGGCTCCAGACCCGCAAACAGGAGGTCGACGAGGCAATCGAGGCCATCAACAGCCTCGAGACGGATTCGACGGTGCAGGTCCCGCTGGGCGGGGGCGCCTACCTCCGGGCCACCATCGAGGACATCGACGAGGTGACGGTCGAACTCGGCGGCGGCTACGCGGCCGAGCGCGACCAGGACGGCGCGGTCGAGACCCTCGAATCCAAGAAGGAGACGCTGGACGACCGGATCGACGACCTGCGCTCGGAGGTGGCCGAACTCGAGTCCGAGAGCGAGGAACTCGAGCAGAAGGCCCAGCAGATGCAGGCCCAGCAGATGCAGCAGCTCCAGCAACAGCAGGACGAGTAG
- a CDS encoding DUF424 domain-containing protein has product MTLLLTERDTDEGLLVSVCDADILGESFENGTVSLTVEEEFYGGQEASEQEVVNSLASCTTANIVGTEAVSLAVEHGFVEEENVLDLGGTRHAQLLWM; this is encoded by the coding sequence ATGACGCTTTTGCTCACCGAGCGCGACACCGACGAGGGGTTGCTGGTCTCGGTCTGTGACGCCGACATCCTCGGTGAGTCCTTCGAGAACGGTACGGTGTCGCTGACCGTCGAGGAGGAGTTCTACGGCGGGCAGGAGGCCAGCGAACAGGAGGTCGTCAACAGCCTCGCCAGCTGCACGACCGCCAACATCGTCGGCACCGAGGCAGTCTCGCTGGCCGTCGAGCACGGCTTCGTCGAGGAGGAGAACGTCCTCGACCTGGGCGGGACGCGCCACGCACAGTTGCTCTGGATGTGA
- a CDS encoding tetratricopeptide repeat protein: MDDPHEDRDHEFSEGQGFSDPYDPFDLDPPELDAGPGQVDPVDSHVLTDLLDGEQVVAEQVDPERLLDVGLEYMGINRHEQAADTFERVAHFAEDDLVEQEAWVNKGAAHAELEEYDAAIGAYEEALDIDDESEHAAAAETNLAYALWEFGRAEQALEHAERAVELDPRFGQAWYNRGFFLNERGLHEDAVNAFDNAQRLGFRSADLLEEKAVALEALGEDERAEEVAEQAEELRQEQEQQLVDGDDERLLE; the protein is encoded by the coding sequence ATGGACGACCCACACGAGGACCGCGACCACGAGTTCTCGGAGGGGCAGGGCTTTTCCGACCCCTACGACCCCTTCGACCTCGACCCTCCGGAGCTGGACGCCGGCCCGGGCCAGGTCGACCCCGTCGACTCGCACGTCCTCACTGACCTGCTCGACGGCGAGCAGGTCGTCGCCGAGCAGGTCGACCCCGAGCGGCTGCTGGACGTCGGCCTGGAGTACATGGGGATCAACCGCCACGAACAGGCCGCCGACACCTTCGAGCGCGTCGCCCACTTCGCCGAGGACGACCTCGTCGAGCAGGAAGCCTGGGTGAACAAGGGCGCCGCCCACGCCGAACTCGAGGAGTACGACGCCGCCATCGGCGCCTACGAGGAGGCGCTGGACATCGACGACGAGTCCGAACACGCCGCCGCCGCGGAGACGAACCTCGCCTACGCGCTGTGGGAGTTCGGCCGGGCCGAGCAGGCCCTGGAGCACGCCGAGCGGGCCGTCGAACTCGACCCCCGCTTCGGCCAGGCGTGGTACAACCGCGGCTTCTTCCTCAACGAGCGCGGCCTCCACGAGGACGCAGTCAACGCCTTCGACAACGCCCAGCGGCTCGGCTTCCGCAGTGCCGACCTGCTGGAGGAGAAAGCCGTCGCCCTGGAGGCGCTGGGCGAAGACGAACGCGCCGAGGAAGTCGCCGAGCAGGCCGAAGAGCTGCGCCAGGAACAGGAACAACAGCTCGTCGACGGCGACGACGAGCGGCTGCTGGAATGA
- a CDS encoding GNAT family N-acetyltransferase: MATRELTSESDRREAVPILRQLWTDADPEEILAWTGEEEYRLFGRFDGEDLVGVAGVLVADHLHHVRHAWLYDLVVDEPRRGEGHGSALLAFVEEWASERDCDRVALASPLNREAVHDYYERRGYERWGYVIETDL; encoded by the coding sequence ATGGCGACCCGGGAACTCACCTCGGAGTCCGACCGCCGGGAGGCCGTCCCGATACTGCGGCAGCTGTGGACCGACGCCGACCCCGAGGAGATACTGGCGTGGACCGGCGAGGAGGAGTACCGCCTCTTCGGGCGGTTCGACGGCGAGGACCTGGTCGGCGTCGCCGGCGTGCTCGTGGCCGACCACCTCCATCACGTTCGTCACGCGTGGCTCTACGACCTCGTCGTCGACGAACCTCGCCGCGGCGAGGGGCACGGGAGCGCGCTGCTCGCCTTCGTCGAGGAGTGGGCGAGCGAGCGGGACTGCGACCGCGTCGCGCTGGCCTCGCCGCTGAACCGGGAGGCGGTCCACGACTACTACGAACGCCGCGGGTACGAGCGCTGGGGGTACGTCATCGAGACGGACCTCTGA
- a CDS encoding ester cyclase, with protein sequence MSESDNVAVLRESIEYHNDPETRERYLDSYSEDLTLHGADADGLAELAAFYRAVWEAIPDLTVTIEAVMAEGDEVAARYSWAGTHAETGEEVALESGLTWYRFEDGQIVERWVASGTGGAIEDLIEP encoded by the coding sequence ATGTCCGAGTCCGACAACGTGGCCGTCCTGCGGGAATCCATCGAGTACCACAACGACCCCGAGACCCGCGAGCGGTATCTCGACAGCTACAGCGAGGACCTCACCCTCCACGGCGCGGACGCCGACGGACTGGCGGAGCTGGCGGCGTTCTACCGGGCGGTCTGGGAGGCCATTCCGGACCTGACAGTCACCATCGAGGCCGTGATGGCCGAGGGCGACGAGGTGGCCGCGCGGTACTCCTGGGCGGGAACCCACGCCGAGACCGGTGAGGAGGTAGCTCTGGAGAGCGGCCTCACCTGGTACCGGTTCGAAGACGGACAGATCGTCGAGCGGTGGGTCGCCTCCGGGACCGGCGGGGCCATCGAGGACCTCATCGAGCCCTGA
- a CDS encoding 50S ribosomal protein L31e, whose amino-acid sequence MSAGDFEERVVTVPLRDARVEAGHEQANAAMGIIREHLAQHFSVEEEAVRLDPSINSAVWAESSPPRKLRVRAARFDEEGESVVEAETAE is encoded by the coding sequence ATGAGCGCCGGTGACTTCGAAGAGCGGGTCGTGACCGTCCCGCTCCGCGACGCGCGCGTCGAGGCCGGACACGAACAGGCAAACGCCGCGATGGGGATCATCCGCGAACACCTCGCCCAGCACTTCTCCGTCGAGGAGGAGGCGGTCAGGCTCGATCCCTCGATCAACAGCGCGGTCTGGGCGGAGTCGAGCCCGCCGCGCAAGCTTCGGGTACGTGCCGCCCGCTTCGACGAGGAGGGCGAGAGCGTGGTCGAAGCCGAAACCGCGGAGTAG
- a CDS encoding aminotransferase class V-fold PLP-dependent enzyme, whose product MGAQSSDLLDVERIREDFPILEREFGGEQLVYLDNAATSQTPEPVVETIADYYRTTNANVHRGLHQLSQEASIAYEEAHDRVAEFIGAEGREEVVFTKNTTESMNTVAYAWGLAELGPGDEVVMTEMEHHAALVTWQQIAKKTGAEVKYIRVDDEGYLDMDHARELVTDDTEMVSVVHVSNTLGTVNPVGDLADLAHDHDALCFVDGAQSVPHMPVDVQDIDADFFAFSGHKMCGPTGVGVLYGKEHLLEEMQPYLYGGMMISKVTFEDSTWHELPWKFEAGTPPICQGIALAEACDYLEDIGMDRVRRHGEELAAYAHDRLEELGDVDVYGPPGDDRAALVSFNLGDVHAHDTSEILNEFAVAVRAGDHCTQPLHDKLGVAASARASFYIYNTREEVDKLVDALEATRELFA is encoded by the coding sequence ATGGGAGCGCAATCTTCAGACCTGCTCGACGTCGAGCGGATACGCGAGGACTTCCCGATCCTCGAGCGGGAGTTCGGCGGCGAACAGCTCGTCTATCTCGACAACGCCGCGACCTCGCAGACGCCGGAACCGGTCGTCGAGACCATCGCGGACTACTACCGGACGACGAACGCCAACGTCCACCGCGGGCTCCACCAGCTCAGCCAGGAGGCCTCGATCGCCTACGAGGAGGCCCACGACCGCGTGGCGGAGTTCATCGGCGCCGAGGGTCGCGAGGAGGTCGTCTTCACGAAGAACACCACCGAGTCGATGAACACCGTCGCCTACGCCTGGGGGCTCGCGGAGCTGGGGCCGGGCGACGAGGTCGTGATGACGGAGATGGAACACCACGCCGCGCTCGTCACCTGGCAGCAGATCGCCAAGAAGACGGGCGCGGAGGTGAAGTACATCCGGGTCGACGACGAGGGCTACCTGGACATGGACCACGCCCGCGAGCTGGTCACCGACGACACCGAGATGGTCAGCGTCGTCCACGTCTCGAACACCCTCGGAACCGTGAATCCCGTCGGCGACCTCGCGGACCTGGCCCACGACCACGACGCGCTCTGTTTCGTCGACGGCGCCCAGTCGGTCCCACACATGCCCGTCGACGTTCAGGACATCGACGCCGACTTCTTCGCCTTCTCGGGGCACAAGATGTGCGGCCCGACGGGCGTCGGTGTCCTCTACGGGAAGGAACACCTGCTCGAGGAGATGCAGCCGTACCTCTACGGGGGGATGATGATCTCGAAGGTGACCTTCGAGGACTCCACCTGGCACGAACTCCCCTGGAAGTTCGAGGCCGGCACGCCCCCGATCTGCCAGGGGATCGCGCTCGCGGAGGCCTGCGATTACCTCGAGGACATCGGGATGGACAGGGTCCGCCGCCACGGCGAGGAGCTCGCCGCCTACGCCCACGACCGGCTCGAGGAGCTCGGGGACGTCGACGTGTACGGCCCGCCGGGCGACGACCGCGCGGCACTGGTCTCCTTCAACCTCGGTGACGTCCACGCCCACGACACCTCCGAGATCCTCAACGAGTTCGCCGTCGCGGTCCGTGCCGGCGACCACTGCACCCAGCCGCTGCACGACAAGCTCGGCGTCGCCGCCTCCGCGCGGGCCTCCTTCTACATCTACAACACGCGGGAGGAGGTCGACAAGCTGGTCGACGCGCTGGAGGCGACCCGCGAGCTGTTCGCCTGA
- a CDS encoding Rid family detoxifying hydrolase, translating to MEEITTDEAPASIGPYSQAVRDGDTVYTSGQGPIDPETGEVLDGDIAEQTALTLENIAAVLEAAGTSLDNVLTATVYVGDMDDYGAVNDVYAEYMSEPFPARSAVEVGEFPVDVGVEIEVVATIE from the coding sequence ATGGAGGAGATCACCACCGACGAGGCACCGGCGAGCATCGGCCCCTACTCCCAGGCGGTCCGGGACGGCGACACCGTCTACACCTCCGGCCAGGGCCCTATCGACCCCGAGACTGGCGAGGTGCTCGACGGCGACATCGCCGAGCAGACCGCGCTCACCCTGGAGAACATCGCCGCCGTCTTAGAGGCCGCGGGCACCTCGCTGGACAACGTCCTGACGGCCACCGTCTACGTCGGGGACATGGACGACTACGGCGCGGTCAACGACGTGTACGCCGAGTACATGAGTGAGCCGTTCCCGGCCCGGAGTGCGGTCGAGGTGGGCGAATTCCCCGTCGACGTCGGCGTCGAGATCGAGGTCGTCGCAACCATCGAGTGA
- a CDS encoding translation initiation factor IF-6, translated as MLRAAFSGSSYVGVFARATDDCLLVRPDIDAGLREDCAEELGVPAVPTTVGGSGTVGALAAGNGNGLLVSSRVRERERRRIVDAVDLPVTELPGRINAAGNVVVATDEGAYVHPELPREAVEAVREGLDVPVERGDIAGVNTVGTAAAATSKGVLCHPRATDEELDRLEELLGVPADIGTINYGAPLVGSGLVANSHGYVVGEETTGPELGRIDSALGYAGP; from the coding sequence GTGCTCCGTGCCGCCTTCTCCGGGTCGTCGTACGTCGGTGTCTTCGCCAGAGCCACCGACGACTGCCTGCTCGTCCGGCCCGACATCGACGCCGGGCTGCGCGAGGACTGCGCCGAGGAGCTCGGCGTCCCGGCCGTCCCGACGACCGTCGGCGGCTCCGGAACTGTGGGCGCGCTCGCCGCGGGCAACGGGAACGGGCTGCTGGTGAGCAGCCGGGTCCGCGAGCGCGAGCGCCGGCGCATCGTCGACGCGGTCGACCTCCCGGTGACCGAGCTCCCGGGGCGGATCAACGCCGCCGGCAACGTCGTCGTCGCCACCGACGAGGGCGCCTACGTCCACCCCGAGCTCCCCCGCGAGGCGGTCGAGGCCGTCCGCGAGGGGCTGGATGTCCCCGTCGAGCGCGGCGACATCGCCGGCGTCAACACGGTCGGCACGGCGGCGGCCGCCACCTCGAAGGGCGTGCTCTGTCACCCCCGTGCGACCGACGAGGAACTCGACCGGCTGGAGGAGCTTCTGGGCGTGCCCGCCGACATCGGCACGATAAACTACGGCGCGCCGCTGGTGGGGTCGGGGCTGGTCGCCAACAGCCACGGCTACGTGGTCGGCGAGGAGACCACCGGGCCGGAGCTGGGCCGGATCGACAGCGCACTCGGCTACGCCGGGCCCTGA
- a CDS encoding 50S ribosomal protein L39e has product MSKKSKAKKKRLAKLERQNNRVPAWVMLKTDRDVQRNPKRRNWRRSDTDE; this is encoded by the coding sequence ATGAGCAAGAAGTCGAAAGCCAAGAAGAAGCGGCTGGCGAAACTGGAGCGGCAGAACAACCGCGTCCCCGCGTGGGTCATGCTCAAGACCGACCGCGACGTGCAGCGCAACCCCAAGCGGCGCAACTGGCGGCGGAGTGACACCGACGAATGA
- a CDS encoding ZIP family metal transporter has protein sequence MVVLENVVVVFLAGLATALATGLGALPFFFFDDISSRWNVVLWGLASGIMVSASVFGLVQEGLAVVDGTLVDAAVAIGPGLAAGVVLVVVGHELLDRTEVHPTEYEEADFKKLVLILGILTVHSFPEGVAVGVSFAELGLAGVPDGETVALLGLTLPVLAVFMTVAISIHNIPEGVAVSIPLRSMGVSEWRMVWWAVFSSLPQPVGAVIAYYFVTLAREFLPFGFGFAAGAMVYLVATEFIPEALEDGRELPRGGRPELAAGLAVGVALMVPLAFV, from the coding sequence ATGGTCGTCCTCGAGAACGTGGTGGTGGTGTTTCTCGCCGGGCTCGCGACGGCGCTGGCGACGGGGCTGGGGGCGCTCCCGTTTTTCTTCTTCGACGACATCAGCTCGCGCTGGAACGTGGTTCTCTGGGGGCTGGCGTCGGGGATCATGGTCTCGGCGTCGGTGTTCGGGCTGGTCCAGGAGGGGCTCGCGGTCGTCGACGGGACGCTCGTGGACGCCGCGGTGGCCATCGGCCCCGGGCTCGCCGCCGGAGTCGTGCTCGTGGTCGTCGGCCACGAGCTGCTCGACCGGACGGAGGTCCACCCCACGGAGTACGAAGAGGCCGATTTCAAGAAGCTAGTGCTCATCCTCGGGATCCTGACGGTCCACAGCTTCCCGGAGGGGGTCGCGGTCGGGGTCTCCTTCGCGGAACTCGGGCTGGCAGGCGTACCGGACGGGGAGACCGTCGCCCTCCTGGGGCTGACGCTGCCGGTGCTGGCCGTCTTCATGACCGTCGCGATCTCCATCCACAACATCCCGGAGGGGGTGGCAGTGTCGATCCCGCTGCGGTCGATGGGCGTCAGCGAGTGGCGGATGGTCTGGTGGGCAGTCTTCTCGAGCCTGCCCCAGCCCGTCGGCGCAGTCATCGCCTACTACTTCGTGACGCTGGCCCGGGAGTTTCTCCCCTTCGGCTTCGGCTTCGCGGCCGGGGCGATGGTCTACCTCGTCGCGACCGAGTTCATCCCCGAGGCCCTCGAGGACGGGCGGGAACTCCCGCGGGGCGGCCGGCCCGAGCTGGCCGCGGGACTGGCCGTCGGGGTCGCACTGATGGTCCCGCTGGCGTTCGTCTGA
- the rpl18a gene encoding 50S ribosomal protein L18Ae, with product METYTVSGRWQARDGWQSFETEIQAENEDVATEHAYAEFGSRHGLKRTQIEIEGVRA from the coding sequence ATGGAAACGTACACGGTCAGCGGGCGGTGGCAGGCCCGCGACGGCTGGCAGTCCTTCGAGACGGAGATCCAGGCCGAGAACGAGGACGTGGCGACCGAGCACGCCTACGCCGAGTTCGGCTCGCGACACGGGCTCAAGCGCACGCAGATCGAAATAGAGGGGGTCCGGGCATGA